Proteins from a genomic interval of Candidatus Caldatribacterium sp.:
- a CDS encoding NAD/NADP octopine/nopaline dehydrogenase family protein, whose amino-acid sequence MRDSLVFAVLGAGHGGQALAGYLALRGFEVRLFNRTPERLRPIQLLGGIQVEGEINGFAPIPVATPDIREAVAGAHIIMVVAPATAHRDLAERLSPYLEDEQIIVLNPGRTGGALEVRQVLRERGCSKRVLVAEAQTFLFASRICGPAQVRIFRVKNSIPVAALPAYQTVRVVQALRIALPQFIPEDNVLKTSFNNIGAVFHPTITILNAARIESTHGEFDYYIEGVTPSVALILEEVDRERVRVAEALGVRAITAREWLYSAYDVSGRDLFEAIQNNTGYQGIRAPSTIFHRYITEDVPTSLVPIASLGRMLGVPTPTIDSLIHLACVLHKRDYWKEGRTVEKLGLQGLSVKEIHNLVVTDEE is encoded by the coding sequence GTGCGTGACTCCTTGGTGTTTGCCGTTCTTGGCGCAGGTCATGGTGGACAAGCTCTTGCAGGGTACCTTGCCCTCCGGGGCTTCGAGGTGCGGCTCTTCAACCGAACCCCTGAGCGCCTTCGCCCCATACAGCTTCTTGGAGGCATCCAGGTCGAGGGAGAAATCAACGGATTCGCTCCTATTCCAGTTGCCACGCCCGATATCCGAGAGGCTGTAGCAGGCGCCCACATCATTATGGTCGTCGCTCCTGCCACCGCGCACCGGGACCTTGCTGAGCGTCTGAGTCCCTACCTTGAGGACGAACAGATTATCGTCCTGAACCCGGGAAGAACCGGAGGGGCCCTGGAGGTTCGCCAGGTACTTCGGGAGAGGGGCTGTTCAAAAAGAGTTCTCGTCGCTGAAGCGCAGACTTTTCTTTTTGCCAGCCGTATCTGTGGACCTGCCCAAGTCCGGATATTTCGGGTGAAAAACAGCATCCCTGTGGCTGCTCTTCCGGCGTACCAGACGGTGCGCGTTGTGCAGGCCCTTCGAATAGCCCTACCGCAGTTCATCCCTGAGGACAACGTTCTCAAGACGAGCTTCAACAATATTGGCGCCGTGTTCCACCCCACTATCACCATTCTCAACGCAGCACGCATTGAGAGCACCCATGGGGAGTTCGACTACTACATTGAAGGTGTTACACCTTCAGTGGCCCTCATTCTTGAAGAAGTGGACCGAGAGAGGGTCAGGGTGGCTGAAGCCCTGGGAGTACGGGCCATAACGGCCCGGGAATGGCTGTACTCGGCGTACGATGTCTCAGGAAGGGACCTCTTTGAGGCTATTCAGAATAACACAGGATACCAGGGTATTCGTGCCCCCTCTACGATCTTCCACCGGTACATCACTGAAGATGTGCCAACGAGCCTCGTCCCCATAGCCTCCTTGGGAAGAATGCTTGGTGTTCCCACTCCAACCATTGATAGCCTCATTCACCTTGCCTGCGTTCTGCACAAAAGGGACTACTGGAAGGAGGGAAGAACGGTGGAGAAACTCGGACTTCAAGGACTCAGCGTCAAAGAAATTCACAATCTGGTGGTCACCGATGAGGAGTAA